A window from Urocitellus parryii isolate mUroPar1 chromosome 1, mUroPar1.hap1, whole genome shotgun sequence encodes these proteins:
- the Zbed3 gene encoding zinc finger BED domain-containing protein 3 isoform X2 gives MRSVELAVTMGESSKQDDAEAPCGGCAGLPLAPAGLLGAPYSEAWGYFHLAPARTGHLSGHWATCRLCGERVGRGPGFQAGTSTLWKHLKSAHRRELEKSGAGCSPPTPPCLLPPSNPAAAAEGDWANLLEQMCALAVRCSRREQELERREAAVELGERALECRRRELQEQERAAVRARLELQAERAALEARLGELAEVRHREGSQHWAAAWPLPFKEEAEEGRDDGCVVTKVLL, from the coding sequence ATGAGGAGTGTGGAGCTGGCTGTGACCATGGGAGAAAGCAGTAAGCAAGACGACGCGGAAGCACCCTGTGGCGGGTGTGCGGGTCTGCCCCTGGCGCCTGCCGGCCTGCTGGGAGCGCCATACTCCGAGGCCTGGGGATACTTTCATTTGGCCCCGGCACGTACAGGGCACCTGTCAGGCCATTGGGCCACCTGCCGGCTCTGCGGAGAACGGGTGGGACGTGGCCCTGGCTTCCAGGCGGGAACCTCCACACTGTGGAAGCATCTGAAGAGCGCGCACCGCCGGGAGCTGGAGAAGAGCGGCGCCGGGTGCTCACCGCCTACTCCACCCTGTCTGCTGCCGCCCTCCAACCCGGCCGCAGCAGCAGAAGGTGACTGGGCAAACTTGTTAGAGCAGATGTGTGCGCTGGCAGTGCGCTGCAGCAGACGTGAGCAGGAGCTAGAGCGGCGCGAGGCAGCGGTGGAGCTGGGTGAGCGCGCCCTGGAGTGCAGGCGCAGGGAGCTTCAGGAGCAGGAACGCGCCGCAGTCCGAGCGCGCCTTGAGTTGCAGGCTGAGCGAGCAGCTCTGGAGGCGCGGCTGGGGGAGCTGGCGGAGGTGAGGCATCGCGAGGGCTCCCAGCACTGGGCCGCTGCGTGGCCCCTGCCTTTCAAAGAGGAGGCCGAGGAGGGAAGGGATGATGGGTGCGTTGTCACGAAGGTCCTGCTGTAG
- the Zbed3 gene encoding zinc finger BED domain-containing protein 3 isoform X1, with product MNEYTAEGMRSVELAVTMGESSKQDDAEAPCGGCAGLPLAPAGLLGAPYSEAWGYFHLAPARTGHLSGHWATCRLCGERVGRGPGFQAGTSTLWKHLKSAHRRELEKSGAGCSPPTPPCLLPPSNPAAAAEGDWANLLEQMCALAVRCSRREQELERREAAVELGERALECRRRELQEQERAAVRARLELQAERAALEARLGELAEVRHREGSQHWAAAWPLPFKEEAEEGRDDGCVVTKVLL from the exons atgaatgaat ACACTGCAGAAGGAATGAGGAGTGTGGAGCTGGCTGTGACCATGGGAGAAAGCAGTAAGCAAGACGACGCGGAAGCACCCTGTGGCGGGTGTGCGGGTCTGCCCCTGGCGCCTGCCGGCCTGCTGGGAGCGCCATACTCCGAGGCCTGGGGATACTTTCATTTGGCCCCGGCACGTACAGGGCACCTGTCAGGCCATTGGGCCACCTGCCGGCTCTGCGGAGAACGGGTGGGACGTGGCCCTGGCTTCCAGGCGGGAACCTCCACACTGTGGAAGCATCTGAAGAGCGCGCACCGCCGGGAGCTGGAGAAGAGCGGCGCCGGGTGCTCACCGCCTACTCCACCCTGTCTGCTGCCGCCCTCCAACCCGGCCGCAGCAGCAGAAGGTGACTGGGCAAACTTGTTAGAGCAGATGTGTGCGCTGGCAGTGCGCTGCAGCAGACGTGAGCAGGAGCTAGAGCGGCGCGAGGCAGCGGTGGAGCTGGGTGAGCGCGCCCTGGAGTGCAGGCGCAGGGAGCTTCAGGAGCAGGAACGCGCCGCAGTCCGAGCGCGCCTTGAGTTGCAGGCTGAGCGAGCAGCTCTGGAGGCGCGGCTGGGGGAGCTGGCGGAGGTGAGGCATCGCGAGGGCTCCCAGCACTGGGCCGCTGCGTGGCCCCTGCCTTTCAAAGAGGAGGCCGAGGAGGGAAGGGATGATGGGTGCGTTGTCACGAAGGTCCTGCTGTAG